From the genome of Rhododendron vialii isolate Sample 1 chromosome 10a, ASM3025357v1:
GATACCGATTCCAATCAACCTAATTTGTTACATGGATGAAGTGCACATCAatatctacaaaatgaacaacttTAATCGTTGAATGGAACCATGGTAAGTTCTAATTGCATCACGTGATGAATCACAGAAAGAATTCTTGAATCGTGTATACCATATATAGTAATTACTGCAAGCCTAAAGACAGCCCCAGCGCAGAGAGAATATTTAACCACTTGTGCTGAATAGCACgatgtgtgtgagagagagagagagagagagagagagggagagagggttACCTATTGAACCAGTTAACCAACCTGTATGTAGCCAAGGAAGACAAAACTTAGTTTCTTCCAACTAACATTGActtccattcaaaaaaaaaaaactagcattGACTCCGAAATTTGATTTTAACACAAGGGGCAAGAACCCTGGGGATCCAGTTTAATATCCCATGACACGCAGATCCGATCAATTACAAGCTACAACAAACGTGATCATCCTTTGAATCTctcaaaaatgacaaaagcgTGCACATAGTTCCATGGGAAAGGATCATCAAAAGTTTAGGCCATGGATCAGCTAAAATGGACAATCTTGCTTCATACCTAGAAAAAGGATCAGGCGTCTAGAGAAGTTAACAGACTTGAAATCTAAAGTATTTCACCATTTGAGGGCTTATCAGGTGAAGCAGACACTTGCTCGTCTTCGTCGTTTCCATCTACTTGAGTGTCACAATCTGGCGGTGAACCAGACACTTGCACCTCTTCTTCGTTTCCATCTACTTGAGCCTGACAATCTTGCGAAGGGTCTTGTACTCCACTTTCACTGTTTTCAGAGTGGAAATTGATGGGGAACTTCGTAACTCTGGGTTTGTCGGATAATATATCTCTTTGGACCTTATCAATCAACACCTTGGCAGGAGGTTCCTCTCTTAGCTGTGCATCCTCGTAATCGTTGTTTACATAATAGCCCACTCGAATAAATTCCTGACCTAGATAAGAACATGTCAATAGGAGCACCGTCACGCCAATTATGTCATCTTCACGGATCTTTGAAGGATCTGGGGGATCCGCCTGATGCAAGTGGCCAATAAGATAATATTGGATTAGACTCAATCCATAAGCATTCCAAATAGGAAACTCACAATAAAGCAATTAATTTAAGGTGTCGGTACAATTACCTCAAAGACAAAACGATAGTTCCCAACGTTGACAGGCCCAACAAGTACGCTTTCTAAAACTTGATCATAAGTTTCATCCTCAGCAGATCCCACATAAGTGAGTTTCCATTCAATATCTGCATAAAACAATTACCCAAAGCAAAGAAAACACAGAGATTAGAAAAGGCAAGCTTTTCTAACTATGCAGTTAATTTCCAAAGTTCAGTAAGTATTCATAGAGATAATCTAGATCTCAATGCTGCATATACAAGAACATGCACACTCTACAAATCATATTTAGGGCTGCTTGCCCTCCTTGGGACAGGATCGTGTTCTGAACTGGTACCCCATTTCTAGAGTTTGTTctaaccaatttttttgaagaaaacttCAACGTTCAATTACCCAAAGTAAATAAGTTCACTGTTGTAGGTCAGACATAAAACAACACAATTGACGATACCAGCTTCAATTAAAGGTCCCCAAAGATACACGATGCACAATGCAGTGAGTGAATTCATACAGTATCCTACACCAAATGAATGCACCAACTAACGGAAGGACCacacttttatttttgtttagggAAGACAACATTACCACACATGCCCATAGAAATGTAGCGAAAAGGCACAGAAATATACAAATTACTTCTACCAGTAACACATATCAAGATTCCACAAGAGTTTGTCATCCTCAGAATTTTGATGGACAACTGCAATAGGTTAAAAGGCCATATTTCGTCATGATTGATTATTTGTTATTCCTTGACATTTGAGTTATGTAGATGAATCGTGTTTGCAAAGTTATCAAAGGTAATAAAATGCCACTAACCAAAGTTGGAATGCAAACACATACGTGTTTTATGTATTCATCCTCAAACAGTCCATATGCTTCAAGAAAAGGTTAATCTCTTTAACTCGTGAATAATAACTATGCTGTCACGCACACTATGCTTGCTTTAAAGTCCATTCATTTTGCAATGAACTTCCATCCCCGTCTGTAAGCCTTCTAAAGGCATCTCCTTGTCAACAAAACTCTGATGTGTTCTCTTTCACTTTTGAAAAGTGTCAGACTGCAAGTCAAGTCCATTTACCTCCCCTTCAATGGTATCTCTTTCACAATTTACTTACTACCGACAGCAGGTCCCAAGACTGAAAGGATTCTAAAGAGGCAGAAGAAAAAACTAGTGTAATTTGTAATAAAGGCAAACCAAGCACCTAATGAGGTGGTGGTAGCCTGGTAGGAAATGCATCGCAGCAACTGCCTTGAACCAGAATTAACAGGGTTTCTATTGCATGAATATAATTGCATGCACCAGAGGATTAACATAgtaagaaagaggaaaaaacacATGGGCCCCTTGTTTCTAGGGCATGTAGAATGTGCAAATCCGACACATATATCTAATGCCTTGATCATGCCAAACTGCACTCAGAAAGGATCTACTCATCAGCTTAGCTGGTTGAGAGTTTGAGACtaagaaatttgttttattGACTTGATTCTTCGTGCAACAAAACACCTTTTACCAACACCAGATTGCAAAGGCAAGCAAGCAGCAAGCTATACCTCAATTACACATTCTAATAAGGTTCTAACAATTCGTAATAACTTCATGGGCCATCTTGGGACTAGTTGGGAGCAATGAAGTGAACAATATAATATTATCACCATGATAACGTAAATTTAAATAGTCCCACTGTCTTCTACATAAAAAAAAGGCATTGGCTTATTGGGTTTGAATTATTTCATCGAATATATAAGTCATTACTCTTTTTGCATGTTAGCCTCTAACATTACTAGCTCAATGCAATATTCAGAGAAAGAAACCCCAAAACCCTGATAAAATAATCTCACCCATGAAATAACCctttgaaaatataaaacacCAATCGACCCTTCAAAGATATCACTATGGGCTAATCTTCCAGCTAAATTACGGAAAAGAACTTAcgtttaggctccgtttgtttcaatgtaaaatatttatgAAGTAAAACATTTCCCAtgacaaataatttttccaaaaagatagTTGTCGTTTTTTATTTCCGGTGTTTGGTGGATAGTGGGAAAAATAGTTTTCCCCAAGTTTTGGTAAAACAATAGAATCAATCGAAGTCTTCGTTCAAAACTGAAAAGTTACAAAATCTTATTCTAGTCATGATTGAAAAAGATAATGCAATAAACAAGAAGATTTCTGTATTCAAATCTCCTGAAACAAAGTATATGTAATACtccatatatgtatatgtgagagagagagagagagagagagagagagagagagagagagagagagaggggaattgGGACAATTTatggctttttttttaatccacgGGACAATTTATGGCTAGAAATTGAATTTAGATGAGCAGATGCAGAGGTGGATAGAATTGGGGGAGCAAGAGCTCGATTGACATGCATCACTTAAAATGACTTACGGCAGCTCTGTCGGTAAGTTATTATCCACCAACtaaggtaaaatgttttacatgtaaaatgcttttttttttatgttttgtacaaccaaacaatggaaaaaggtaaaacattttacgtcgaaacaaacagagccttagtttGATTTTATCACAATTCACCAATAAGCCACATGGTCCCAATGTAACCCACATTGTTCCACCTCTCGACATAAAATATTGCAAACCCTAACTCAACAATCACACGACGTCAAACCATAGCAAAATATGTTTCACAACATGCTTCCAGCTCTCAACATAACATAACTAAACAATCACACGACGTCAAAAATTAACCCTATAGCAATATATGTGCACTCTCCTCGGTGGACGTAGTAAAAACTATTAAAAATAAAGCTCTTTCTTAAACATTTTGCATCTTGCTCTAACaatacaaaccctaaccctaaccctaaccctagccaTCGACCATGACCATAGTTCTATACATAAAAAGGTATGAAAGCCGGcatggaaggagagagagggagagagacagtACCGTCTTTTAGAGGAGTGACGCATTCGTAAGAGATTTCGAACTGGAATGGGGCGAGAAACGACGCCGGGTTGTTCAATACGGTAACGTTGGTGATGTTCACGGCACTCATCGGCAGAAGCCTGTAAAGCCACCGCCTCAGGCCCCGAAAATGATGTTGAAAAGAACTTCCCCTGGCTAAATGTAATAGCTTTCAATAACTAGCAACAAACCGAGGGAGAGAGACCATCAGAAAGGAAGAGATGGAGACAAccagagagagaaggggggagaGAGCAGGggataaatagagagagaaagagagagggagacgaagagagagagagagggagacgacgagagagagagagctgcgggatacacagagagagggagacgaagagagagaagtacCTGTTGTTATCGTCGCCGGAGCCTCCGATCTTTGCCGCGGCTGTTGAAATTTGTTCAATTTGGAGGTAGCCGCTGAATTTTGTTCAATTTAAAGGTAAACGATTTGGGGGGTTttctaagggtttgtttggaacataaggggaaaaaaaagagaaatgaaaattattttttgaggCTTACGAGGAaaacttagagcccgttccagaacaccttcttaaaaaataagtaattattttacattttcaaactcaaaaataatataaatgaaaaaataattttttgattttttttgcaccgtataaaagatctcattaagatctttcaaacaaaatccatattgcatatttttagatttcattaagtcaattattttttagcttgaaattaccttcttaaaaaataagtacttaaaacccGTTCCAGAACGGGCCTTATTCAATGCCATTGGAGTGGTGCcttaaattatttgtttattacATATTTGTGTGGTTTTCATTAGGGGTGGGTAATAGGTAATtttgtgtcattttcgtgttatatatcaaaatcttAATTATAAAATCCCACAACATTTTTGAACTTATCAAATCTTTCGTGTCATGTTCGGATCGTGTCATTTTCGGATTGTATTGTCATGTCAAAAAGTCCTACTTTtcgctaaatttttattttttttagttgacaGTTCATCAAACTAACTTCCAATGTATAGAATtacccataaaaatatttatttttagctcaattatatgaatttattttgtttttcgtgtCAGGCATGCCGACCCTAGTTTTCATCATATATTATGTGGAGCCCATACAAAAGTGTGATAAAGAAGAGTTTGGAGTATCGTCATGTGGTGCTACAGAAGCACTAAATAATTACCCGCTTATGAGggaacaaacaagaaaaaaaccctcattttcttcttcttttctttatcttttttttctcaagttccaaacaagaCATTAATTCCAGTTGATAATTTCTTACTAGTTTCACGAAGTTTACACTAAAGTTGCCGACGGGTTTGTATTTCAATGACATTTTCTCACCTCTTTCACATGAAAAGTGAAGGTCTGATTCTCGCCAAGAGCGCGAGTGTTTAGTGTGATGGTTGGTGCCCTTTGAGCTTGACCCACCCGTATGCCGCTTAGCAATACCTATTTTGCCTTCTCCTTAAGAATATACTAGACATCTAtcgagtgaaaaaaaattaccctaaAGTTTGTGCCCAATATAACTTCGGAAGTTACAATACATTATTATGGACTCCGTAGTATGTGTCACAAACACTGTCCAATTAGTGATTGATGAATTAGCTTTGTCGTCAGCTCCAACCtgaacctgcaaaacaaaacaagagctCGAGTCACCGGTGTGATGGCGTCCCAACCACCCTCCAATGCCTAAGTCAATAGAGTACTTGCTATTTGGTGGGAGAATTGAGATTCTCGGTTTATATGTTGCGCACCTTTTATTGGAGTTCTACTGTCATACTTATATGCATTTTGATAGGAGGTTGAGTCCTTGTAGGACTGTATCTCGTAGATTCCGGATTATCTCTTTGAGGAATGTGGAGTCTTGCCTTAGCTAGAAATCCGTGGGCGTACCGCCTTAGCTACCCGTCTTCGATCATGTATATCATTGGCATTTTATGCTTATCCTACTGTCAGCATTcctttatcccttaggatttaGGTTTCTCGGCGTGGTATCTTTATTGAAATAAGTATATTCCGTGGATAATATTATGGATATTATCCTTCTCGTTATAGCTAGGGGCCAGAGCTGGTCCTTGGACCTTTTGCCAGCTTCGTCTGAAGAACGGAGCTGGAAAATCCTGACTTTGTTCCAGGTAGGTTCCTAGAGAGGTCCTGGTGAGGTTAGCTTATACTCCCCAGGTCTGTAATCCTTGTAGTGCTGATGTTCTTAGGTCTACCATACTTATTAGGTACTCCCCTGTTTCCAAGGTTCATCTTTTCCCTGGAGGTTGGGAACACAGATTTGACCTAAATGGCGGTTACCGCTCTTTTCCTTCATTGAGGGTTTTAAACGCGTGGGTCACATTGTGGGACAGGTGGCAGAATCCCTGCTACTCTGGTGTTTTGAGGTGGACGACGAGGATTAAGGAGGATTTCTCGGGATTGGAGTAAGGCTCTTAAGCTTATTCTTATTCCAATCAACCTTAAGCAGAGAGACGTTTGAATCTACCCAGGCAATTTGTTCTGTGAGGATTTTCTTCATCAATCTTTTCGTCGTTCTCCTAGAGCCCGTTCCCTTTAGGTACGTCCTCGTTTCTTGGCTGTTCTCTCTATTGTTTTTAAACTGGATTCTCCCCCTAGCGTAGAGATTTCGGGCCCAACGTGAGCCTTTTCAGGGGAGTTTGTCTGTGCTAGGTTGATTGACTTCGTTTCCATCAACCTTTACTCTCCTATCATAGAAGATTTCGCCCCTTATTCTATCATTCTTCAAAACAGGGTCTTTCGGGACCTCTTCTTTCTGTCTGCTGATTTGTATTGTAAGTTCTCCGTAGGAGCCCTAATGTTAGAAGGATTTATCAATTTTCCTCTATTTTGAACATCGAGGAGTTGTATGAAGAGGAAGAGGTGTCGTTGCATCGTAGCAGTAATGTTAGGGTTTCGTCTGACAAAGGTCAGTCGAGCATTGGTAAACCCTCATCGCCTCCTACTTCTTCGTTGAGGGGTTCCCGTAGGGTTCCCATTTTTTCTGCTTCTAATATTCCTTCTACGATTACGAATGAGGAGTTAGCCGTCCTTAGAGTCAGATACTCAATCTCGGTGTCCGTCTCCCTTAGGAAACCTTCTGGGTCTGAACGGGCTTGTTCTCTTGTCGAGAATGAGACTTGTCTTTACTCCGGTGCCCTAGAATGAGGTCTGCGCCTGCCCTTTCCTACCGTGGTGAGGGACTAAGTTTTCTTGGTTTGTACGCAATTCTTGGCACCTTCTGATAGGTGTGCAGCGCTTTGAGGCGCAACGTCGGATGGGTAGACTCTTCTGATGAAGGGACCCTTTCTGAACCAATTTTTTGTTCAGGAGGCCCCAGGAGGTGTTATGTGGTATTACTTTACAAAAAGGCCTGGTGAGGGGAGTTGGTCACAGAGCTCCTTGCTGTGAATAAGAATTGAAAggataaattcttttttgttggcgGAGATGGTTGGGAGCTCCATAACTGGGAGATTGGGACTTATACCCCTCGGATTCCCAGTAGGTGGGGGGTTCCCATCACAAATTGTAAGCTATTGCTTTTCTTTAACCTTGCAATTGCATAAATTTATTCCATGTTCTTATGAACTCTTCTATGTTTCTTCAGCTAGAGCTCCATATCCTCTGAACCCTGCCTTAAAAGCTGAGCTCCAACAAGCTAGACTTGTAACTCCTGAGTCACTTGTAACTCCAGAGTCACTAGCCACGTATTTGTTAGGTCTAGAAACCACTCGTGAGGCCTTAGCTCTTTCTAGAGGTACTTTCTATTTGTCTTATTTGGTGTTTTGCTATTAGCTGACCTttacattattttcatttctttttagaAGGAGAAAGTGAAGACGAGGATATGGCACCAAAAATGGACAAAGTTCTGCCGGCCCAACTTAAAGCTGAGAGAACAAAGCAAACATCTGGGGCCGTGGCTCCCAAAAGGAAGAGCTCTCGTCTCTAGAAAGAGCTAAATGTTGACAATTTTCTGGATGCTAATCTTTCCACTGACCCCGCTCTTGACATGGTGATTGAGAAAATCACTGAAGATGAGgtagaaaaatcaaaaagaaaagcaaagggACTAGCTGCGGAAGGGACTCCTGCTGCTAAAAAACTAAGGTTTCTAACGGTCCTTCTGTTTTGGGTAATTATCAGGAGGCTCTCAAGCGTGCTTTTGGGCTGCTGAGTGCAGTAGATAAAGATTTGATGGCTGAGATGTCTCTCTAGGCAGTTGGTTGAATTGGCCATGGTGTGCTCTTGACATTTTCTTGATTGTTGTTGTTCTCTTTATTgacctctttctttctttttgtaggTTGCAGCTCAAGGCCATTATCTTACCTCCTAAAGCCATAGGCTGGGGAAGCAAGTCATTACTCTTACTGAAGCTAACATGAAGCTTACAAAGCAGGGGGCCACCATGATGGCGGAACTTAAGAAGGTTACTGGTGAAAGGGGTGCCGCTTTTCGATCAAAGAGAGGTTTGAAGGAGGAAAGAGATGTCGCTGTGGCGACTGCTAGAAGTTTGGACCAGAAGACTTTGGAGTGGAATGGTGAGCTTGAGAAGTACAAGATCATGAGCCTGGGGATGGTAGAAAAAGTAAAGAATGCTCACAGGGATGCTATTGAGCTCTTCTTGCAGTCCCCTGAATACCGTCAAAACTTAACTCAGCAATACTTTGATGGGTTCAAAGCAATGAGGAGCCAGGTGGCCTTGGTTTACCCAGATTTGgatttctccaaatttga
Proteins encoded in this window:
- the LOC131302602 gene encoding probable histone chaperone ASF1A, with product MSAVNITNVTVLNNPASFLAPFQFEISYECVTPLKDDIEWKLTYVGSAEDETYDQVLESVLVGPVNVGNYRFVFEADPPDPSKIREDDIIGVTVLLLTCSYLGQEFIRVGYYVNNDYEDAQLREEPPAKVLIDKVQRDILSDKPRVTKFPINFHSENSESGVQDPSQDCQAQVDGNEEEVQVSGSPPDCDTQVDGNDEDEQVSASPDKPSNGEIL